From Polynucleobacter ibericus:
TGCTCACAAACTGGGTGTAGTCATCGATTTCGCTACGGCTAATTTCAGCGCCACCAGGCACACACAAACCAACTACGCGACCACCAACTTGATTGGCTGCGCCTGAGAAAACCTTGAAATCAACGTCTTTCATCAAATCCGTTAATTCAGTGAACTCAAAATTCACACGCAAATCTGGCTTATCAGAGCCAAAACGCGCCATACCCTCTGAATAAGGCATGGTTGGGAATGGATTTGGTAACTCCACGTTCATCGTCTTCTTAAAGATGTGACGAATCATGTTTTCAAATAAATCCCGAATTTCTAACTCGCTCAAGAAAGCGGTTTCACAGTCGATCTGCGTAAATTCAGGCTGACGATCTGCACGTAAGTCTTCATCACGGAAACACTTTGTAATTTGATAGTAACGATCAAAGCCAGCAACCATTAACAACTGCTTAAACAATTGAGGAGACTGCGGCAATGCAAAGAACTGACCGTCATGGACGCGTGATGGCACTAAATAATCGCGTGCGCCCTCTGGTGTGCTCTTAGTGAGCATTGGTGTTTCGATATCAATGAAGCCGGCATCATCCAAATAACGACGGCACTCCATTGCTACGTTGTAACGCAAACGCAAATTCTTTTGCATTTGCGGACGACGCAAATCTAAAACACGATGAGTAAGCCTTGTTGTCTCCGATAAATTCTCGTCATCAATCTGGAATGGTGGCGTTACAGAAGCATTCAGAATTACCAAACTATGGCAGAGAATTTCCACTTTACCACTCACTAAATCAACGTTCTCGGTGCCAGCAGGGCGTGCACGAACAAGGCCTTTGATCTGAATACAAAACTCGCTGCGCACTTGTTCAGCCAGCGCAAACATTTCCGGGCGATCAGGGTCGCAAACTACCTGGACAAAACCTTCGCGGTCACGTAAGTCAATAAAGATAACGCCTCCGTGGTCACGGCGGCGGTTAACCCATCCAGAGAGAGTGACTTCTTGACCAATCAGTGAATCGGTTACCTGACCGCAGGTATGGCTTCGCATCGACATAACAATTTCCTATAAATCAAAAATGGCGTGGTAACTGAGATGCAGTTAAACCACTAGAACTATTA
This genomic window contains:
- the aspS gene encoding aspartate--tRNA ligase; this translates as MSMRSHTCGQVTDSLIGQEVTLSGWVNRRRDHGGVIFIDLRDREGFVQVVCDPDRPEMFALAEQVRSEFCIQIKGLVRARPAGTENVDLVSGKVEILCHSLVILNASVTPPFQIDDENLSETTRLTHRVLDLRRPQMQKNLRLRYNVAMECRRYLDDAGFIDIETPMLTKSTPEGARDYLVPSRVHDGQFFALPQSPQLFKQLLMVAGFDRYYQITKCFRDEDLRADRQPEFTQIDCETAFLSELEIRDLFENMIRHIFKKTMNVELPNPFPTMPYSEGMARFGSDKPDLRVNFEFTELTDLMKDVDFKVFSGAANQVGGRVVGLCVPGGAEISRSEIDDYTQFVSIYGAKGLAWIKVNSVAEGRNGLQSPIVKNLHDAAIEGILKRTGAKDGDIIFFGADKEKVVNDAIGNLRLRIGQSAWGKSHGLFTEGWKPLWVVDFPMFDYDEGEARWVACHHPFTSPKDEHMKYLESDPGKCLAKAYDMVLNGSEIGGGSVRIHQEAVQSQVFRALKIDAEEAQAKFGFLLDALQYGAPPHGGIAFGLDRIVTMMTGAESIRDVIAFPKTQRAQCLLTQAPSPVDERQLRELHIRLRQAAPAA